Proteins encoded together in one Terriglobales bacterium window:
- a CDS encoding hydrolase: MATRLVGSAIPAEDASEAARQLLRSDSCALVVVDMQEKLFPPIFEKERLARNVQLLIRLAKILQLPILAATQHVKGLGPIIPEIASLLEGTQPINKMDFSCLSNPEFCAAVKHLPRERNTLLLCGMEAHICITQTALGALNQGYIVHVAADAVSSRSESNWKIGLERMKQAGVVISSTEMMMYELMRASGTPVFKEMLQHLK, from the coding sequence ATGGCGACCAGATTGGTTGGATCGGCGATCCCGGCCGAGGACGCGAGCGAGGCCGCACGCCAACTGCTGCGGTCGGACAGTTGCGCGCTGGTGGTGGTGGACATGCAGGAGAAGCTGTTCCCCCCGATCTTCGAGAAAGAGCGGCTGGCGCGCAACGTGCAACTGCTGATCCGCCTGGCGAAGATCCTCCAGCTGCCCATCCTGGCGGCGACGCAGCACGTCAAGGGCCTGGGACCGATCATCCCCGAGATCGCTTCCCTGCTCGAGGGCACCCAGCCCATCAACAAGATGGACTTCAGCTGCCTCAGCAACCCCGAGTTCTGCGCGGCGGTGAAGCACCTGCCGCGGGAGCGCAACACCCTGCTGCTGTGCGGCATGGAAGCGCACATCTGCATCACCCAGACGGCGTTGGGGGCGCTCAATCAGGGATACATCGTGCACGTGGCGGCCGACGCGGTGAGCTCGCGCAGCGAGTCCAACTGGAAGATCGGGCTGGAGCGGATGAAGCAGGCGGGCGTGGTCATCTCCTCCACCGAGATGATGATGTACGAGCTGATGCGGGCCAGCGGCACACCGGTGTTCAAGGAAATGCTGCAGCACCTCAAATGA
- a CDS encoding aminotransferase class I/II-fold pyridoxal phosphate-dependent enzyme: MARETQELTAKDTKVAQRNTKEAPTKTSKASKNGAGQNGYAIRTKLIHGTSKTAKWDFSHHVVPPISSSATFRLSSAHRGAQGFFEFACDRVDVKRHVPIYIYDRLDEPTRGMLEENLAAAEQGDVGVCFATGMAAITAAINVLVRAGDEVLAHDTLYGCTYSFLTNWAPRQGVQARFVNMRDTAAVAKAITAKTRVVYFETPVNPTLEIIDIPAVRSVVEHANKGRKAEERIAIVVDNTFATPYCQRPLTLGAHVVVHSLTKGIGGFGTDMGGVVIGPESLRNVLMLYRKDYGGVLGPKAAWNILVFGLPSLAARMANMQRTAMHVARFLEQHPKVARVMYPGLTSFPQRELAEEQMHDYRGKFAPGSMIYFTLKDKKGDNAGAERFIDYIADQAYCVTLAVSLGQIKTLIENPYSMTHSAYQAARGSAKNQLEQAGTRGIEPGGIRLSIGLEDRHDIIADLEKGLAVV; the protein is encoded by the coding sequence GTGGCGCGGGAAACCCAAGAGCTCACCGCAAAGGACACCAAGGTGGCACAAAGGAACACGAAGGAAGCCCCCACTAAGACTTCGAAAGCAAGCAAGAACGGCGCGGGCCAAAATGGCTACGCCATCCGCACCAAGCTGATCCACGGGACCTCGAAGACCGCGAAGTGGGATTTCTCCCACCACGTGGTCCCGCCCATCTCGTCCTCAGCCACCTTCCGGCTCAGCTCCGCCCACCGCGGGGCGCAGGGCTTCTTCGAGTTCGCCTGCGACCGGGTGGACGTGAAGCGGCACGTCCCTATCTACATCTACGACCGGCTGGACGAGCCCACGCGCGGGATGCTGGAAGAAAACCTGGCGGCGGCCGAGCAGGGCGACGTGGGGGTGTGCTTCGCCACCGGGATGGCGGCCATCACCGCCGCCATCAACGTGCTGGTGCGGGCGGGCGACGAGGTGCTGGCCCACGACACCCTCTACGGCTGCACCTATTCCTTCCTCACCAACTGGGCGCCGCGGCAGGGCGTGCAGGCGCGCTTCGTCAACATGCGCGACACCGCCGCGGTGGCCAAGGCGATCACGGCGAAGACCCGCGTCGTCTATTTCGAGACCCCGGTGAACCCGACGCTGGAGATCATCGACATCCCCGCCGTCCGCAGCGTGGTGGAGCACGCCAACAAGGGACGCAAGGCGGAGGAGCGCATCGCGATCGTGGTGGACAACACCTTCGCCACACCTTACTGCCAGCGCCCGCTGACCCTGGGCGCGCACGTGGTGGTGCACTCGCTGACCAAGGGGATCGGAGGCTTCGGCACCGACATGGGCGGAGTGGTGATCGGCCCCGAGTCGCTGCGCAACGTGCTCATGCTGTATCGCAAAGATTACGGCGGAGTGCTGGGGCCGAAGGCGGCGTGGAACATCCTGGTGTTCGGATTGCCGTCGCTGGCGGCGCGCATGGCCAACATGCAGCGCACGGCGATGCACGTGGCGCGCTTCCTGGAGCAGCACCCCAAGGTGGCGCGAGTGATGTATCCGGGGCTGACGTCGTTCCCGCAGCGCGAGCTGGCGGAGGAGCAGATGCACGACTACCGCGGCAAGTTCGCCCCCGGCTCGATGATCTATTTCACCCTGAAGGACAAGAAGGGCGACAACGCAGGCGCCGAGCGGTTCATCGACTACATCGCCGACCAGGCCTATTGCGTGACCCTGGCGGTGAGCCTGGGGCAGATCAAGACCCTGATCGAGAACCCGTACTCGATGACGCATAGCGCGTACCAAGCGGCGCGGGGCTCAGCCAAGAACCAACTGGAGCAGGCGGGCACGCGGGGCATCGAGCCGGGCGGCATCCGGCTGTCCATCGGGCTGGAGGACCGGCACGACATCATCGCCGACCTGGAGAAGGGGCTAGCGGTGGTGTAG